CACGTGGTCCAGGCTGGCGCCGAGGTCGGTGACCTCTTCAACTTCCAGGCCGATGGCGGTCAGCACCGCGCTCAGCTCGTCGCGCGAGGCGGTGGTGGGAACGTGGCTGCGCAGCCAGTTTTCAGAGAATTTCATGGTGTCACCCTGGTGGGCCCGGCGCATGCGCCTGGGCCGTGATGAATGTCGTTCGGCGTTACGCGAATTGCTTGAGGAACCGCACGTCGTTCTCGAAGAACGCGCGCAGGTCGTTCACGCCGTAACGCAGCATGGCAAAGCGCTCCACGCCCAGGCCGAAGGCGAAGCCGGTGTAGCGCTCCGGGTCGATGCCCACGTTGCGCAGCACGTTGGGGTGGACCATGCCGCAGCCGAGCACTTCCAGCCAGCGGGTGCTGCCATCGGGCTGCTGCCAGGCGATATCCACTTCCGCGCCGGGCTCGACGAACGGGAAGTAGCTGGGGCGGAAACGCATCTCGAAATCGCGTTCGAAGAACGCACGCACGAACTCGGACAGGGTGCCCTTGAGGTCGGCGAAGGTCGAGTGCTCGTCCACCAGCAGGCCTTCCACCTGGTGGAACATCGGCGAATGGGTCTGGTCGCTGTCGCTGCGGTACACCTTGCCGGCCGCGATCATGCGCAGCGGCGGCGCGTGGTCGCCCATGTAGCGCACCTGCACACCGGAGGTATGCGTGCGCAGCAGGCGGCCATCGCCGAAGTAGAAGGTGTCGTGCATGGCACGCGCCGGGTGGTGCGGCGGGAAGTTGAGGGCTTCGAAGTTGTGCCAGTCGTCTTCGATTTCCGGGCCTTCGGA
This is a stretch of genomic DNA from Stenotrophomonas rhizophila. It encodes these proteins:
- a CDS encoding phenylalanine--tRNA ligase subunit alpha, whose translation is MSDIQSLTTQALADVAAAQSPDALEALRVALLGKSGSITAQLKQLGALPADERKAAGEAINQARDALTRALGERKAVLENAALDARLAAEAIDITLPGRRAERGGLHPVTRTLERITEIFGRLGYELSEGPEIEDDWHNFEALNFPPHHPARAMHDTFYFGDGRLLRTHTSGVQVRYMGDHAPPLRMIAAGKVYRSDSDQTHSPMFHQVEGLLVDEHSTFADLKGTLSEFVRAFFERDFEMRFRPSYFPFVEPGAEVDIAWQQPDGSTRWLEVLGCGMVHPNVLRNVGIDPERYTGFAFGLGVERFAMLRYGVNDLRAFFENDVRFLKQFA